From a region of the uncultured Draconibacterium sp. genome:
- a CDS encoding 2-oxoacid:acceptor oxidoreductase family protein: MTEEMIIAGFGGQGVLSMGKILAYSGIMEDKEVTWFPSYGPEMRGGTANVTVIVSDTRISSPILQEFDTAIILNQQSMDKFEPAVKPGGTLLYDPNGVINPPTRTDINIFKVEATKTAVEMGNPKVFNMIVFGSYLKVRPILSLDNVEKGLEKSLPERYHKLIPLNLEAIKKGQEIVEDIQLV; the protein is encoded by the coding sequence ATGACAGAAGAAATGATAATTGCCGGATTTGGAGGACAAGGTGTACTATCAATGGGTAAAATTCTTGCTTACTCGGGTATTATGGAAGACAAGGAAGTTACCTGGTTCCCGTCGTACGGACCTGAAATGCGTGGCGGAACAGCCAACGTTACAGTAATTGTTAGCGATACCCGCATCAGTTCGCCTATTTTGCAGGAGTTTGACACTGCCATTATTCTGAACCAGCAGAGTATGGACAAATTCGAACCAGCGGTAAAACCCGGCGGAACTTTATTGTACGATCCGAATGGAGTCATCAATCCGCCAACACGTACGGATATCAACATTTTTAAAGTTGAAGCCACAAAAACGGCTGTTGAAATGGGAAATCCAAAAGTGTTTAATATGATTGTTTTTGGAAGTTACCTGAAAGTTCGGCCGATACTTTCGCTTGATAATGTGGAAAAAGGTCTGGAAAAATCACTTCCGGAACGTTACCACAAATTAATTCCGCTAAATCTGGAGGCTATTAAAAAAGGGCAGGAGATTGTGGAAGATATCCAACTAGTTTAA
- a CDS encoding PEGA domain-containing protein, with product MKKSILALSIVAALLFSSCATIISGSRQNITISSTPSSADVYINGVDVGKTPVEKNLKRNQEYTVLIQLEGYQPYETLLTKEFNAWYIGNIVFGGLIGLIIDPITGAIYKLTPEDLHAHLDGETVFKTDGKDIYMAVSLDIDPSWEKIAQLERAN from the coding sequence ATGAAAAAATCAATTTTAGCATTATCAATTGTAGCTGCATTGTTATTTTCCTCTTGTGCTACAATTATTTCGGGATCGCGTCAAAACATTACAATTTCCTCCACTCCAAGTTCGGCTGATGTATATATAAATGGAGTTGATGTTGGAAAAACACCGGTTGAGAAAAATCTTAAAAGGAATCAGGAATACACTGTTTTAATTCAACTGGAGGGTTACCAGCCATATGAAACGTTACTTACCAAAGAATTTAATGCCTGGTACATCGGAAATATTGTGTTTGGGGGATTAATCGGGCTAATTATTGATCCTATTACCGGGGCGATATACAAATTAACTCCTGAGGATCTACATGCTCACCTCGATGGCGAAACAGTATTCAAGACAGATGGAAAGGATATATATATGGCGGTTTCACTCGATATTGATCCGAGCTGGGAAAAGATAGCTCAACTTGAAAGAGCCAATTAA
- a CDS encoding helix-turn-helix domain-containing protein, with protein MPNLNTAEKSFLNQITQLVEDNISNEQFGVSELADAVGMSRSNLLRKIKKLTELSASQFIRNVRLKYATELLQEGSFTVSEISYKVGFGSPSYFIKCFRELYGSPPGEMGMQEEPSEQDPETEPELQAPVPKKKFPLLLISIFAIVAIAAVLYIVLQPDSVNSKRVKSIAVLPFMNDSNDTTNVYIINGLMEATLNNLQQIQDLRVISRTSVEQYRDNPKSSPEIAKELNATYLIEGSGQKIGDQILLNIQLIEAKTDKHLWSQQYRRDTEDIFTLQADVAKSIAEQIEAIVTPEEIERIEKAPTDNLEAYDLFLKGYDLLGKPTEVNLKAAIPYFKQAIQHDEEFARSYAAIAIAFYLLDQNKTEKQFADSINYYADQALFYDSKLPQSLTAKALFYMEHSEYELALPYFEKALEISPNSDVVLIFLVELYVNYLPNTEKYLEYALKGLEIDIVAAYDSAAASYSYLHISNAFIQSGFVNEAKKYIDISLSYLPENLYSQYVKAYIEYAQDEDLNQLNKSLLTTFEKDKTRLDILQEVAKSYYYLRDFETAAKYYKAFVEAREMYNLEIYRSENGKIAVTFDKIGEQELADKYFEQYKTWAENDPSIYRNFSLAFYYSYHGETDKAIEYLKAFTKQDNFHYWTILFTPIDPLMDNLKQHPQYNKVFREIEDKFDANHKRIKKSLESIGLL; from the coding sequence ATGCCAAATCTTAACACCGCAGAAAAAAGTTTTCTAAACCAAATTACTCAGCTTGTTGAGGACAACATTTCCAACGAACAGTTTGGTGTGTCGGAGTTGGCAGATGCCGTTGGTATGAGTCGCTCGAACCTGTTACGAAAGATCAAAAAACTCACCGAATTATCCGCCAGTCAGTTTATTCGTAATGTGCGTTTAAAATATGCTACCGAGTTGCTTCAGGAAGGTTCATTCACAGTTTCCGAAATTTCATATAAGGTTGGTTTTGGCAGCCCCTCGTATTTTATAAAATGCTTCCGCGAGTTATATGGTTCCCCTCCCGGAGAAATGGGCATGCAGGAAGAGCCTTCTGAACAGGATCCAGAAACTGAACCAGAGTTGCAGGCTCCCGTTCCGAAAAAAAAGTTTCCGCTTTTATTGATCTCCATTTTTGCGATCGTAGCAATAGCGGCTGTTTTGTACATTGTGTTGCAACCTGATTCAGTCAACAGTAAAAGAGTAAAATCGATTGCCGTATTGCCGTTTATGAACGACAGCAACGATACCACCAACGTTTATATTATTAACGGACTGATGGAGGCCACACTGAACAATCTCCAACAAATTCAAGATCTGAGAGTGATCAGCAGGACTTCGGTTGAGCAGTACCGCGACAATCCGAAATCGTCACCCGAGATTGCAAAGGAACTAAATGCCACCTATCTTATTGAAGGCAGCGGCCAAAAAATTGGCGACCAGATTCTGCTCAATATACAGTTGATAGAAGCTAAAACCGACAAACATTTGTGGAGCCAGCAATACCGGCGTGATACCGAAGACATTTTTACTTTGCAGGCCGATGTGGCAAAAAGTATCGCCGAACAAATAGAAGCCATTGTTACGCCGGAAGAAATAGAACGTATTGAAAAAGCACCAACCGATAACCTGGAGGCTTACGACCTGTTTCTAAAAGGATATGATTTGCTTGGCAAACCAACCGAAGTAAACCTGAAAGCAGCCATTCCTTATTTCAAACAAGCCATTCAACACGATGAAGAATTTGCCCGTTCTTATGCCGCAATTGCTATTGCTTTCTATCTGCTGGACCAAAATAAAACGGAAAAACAATTTGCCGACTCCATAAATTATTATGCCGATCAGGCACTTTTTTACGACTCGAAATTGCCACAGAGTTTAACGGCCAAAGCTCTTTTTTATATGGAGCACAGCGAATACGAACTGGCACTTCCCTATTTTGAAAAAGCGCTGGAGATCAGTCCAAATTCAGATGTGGTTTTAATATTCCTGGTTGAGTTATATGTGAATTATTTACCGAATACCGAGAAGTACCTGGAATATGCTTTAAAAGGGCTTGAAATTGATATTGTTGCAGCCTACGATTCGGCGGCGGCAAGTTATAGCTACCTGCACATAAGTAATGCTTTTATCCAATCGGGTTTTGTTAATGAAGCAAAAAAGTACATTGATATTTCTCTCAGCTATTTACCCGAAAACCTTTACTCGCAATATGTAAAAGCTTATATCGAGTATGCTCAAGATGAAGATTTGAATCAGCTAAATAAATCATTGCTTACTACCTTTGAAAAAGATAAAACCCGTCTCGACATATTGCAGGAAGTGGCAAAATCATACTATTATCTGCGCGATTTTGAAACAGCAGCAAAATATTACAAAGCCTTTGTTGAAGCCCGTGAAATGTACAACCTTGAGATTTACCGATCGGAAAATGGGAAAATAGCTGTAACCTTTGATAAAATTGGTGAGCAGGAACTAGCTGACAAATATTTTGAGCAGTACAAAACATGGGCAGAAAACGATCCTTCTATTTACAGGAACTTTTCGCTAGCATTTTATTATTCCTATCATGGAGAAACTGACAAGGCCATCGAGTATTTAAAAGCATTCACAAAGCAGGATAATTTTCACTACTGGACGATTCTTTTTACACCTATCGATCCGCTGATGGACAATTTAAAACAACACCCGCAGTATAATAAGGTGTTCCGCGAAATTGAAGATAAATTCGATGCAAATCACAAACGGATAAAAAAATCGCTTGAGAGTATCGGACTCCTTTAG
- a CDS encoding acyltransferase family protein, which produces MKTRIYFLDHLRTLMIFLVVVLHSGLVYEHVLQNSWIVVDPVKANSIGMIRLYLDLFIMFTIFFISGYLIPMSLKSKTSIEFIKSKVRRILIPWGIAVFTLIPSYKFIFLYSRGLPQEEWFSYFHFFERAGSDLSFYANNPAQNWLWFLPVLFLFQVIYLVLAKTKMLSLKINLKTAVIVMFVVGVVYSVTIAQLGLNGWYDSAILHFQRERLLVYFMSFLLGALCYKLKVFESTKKNKRLYIVANVVLTFALGIFTAVALNTFFNIIDPARNYYFISQFADRVVYYAFGLASQLTLLYVFLYGFRHSLNKRYALMDELNRNSYSVYIIHTIVLGVVALSLMALPIPSMVKFLMVTLLTFGLSNLLIYSWRTIRQRTVNTKTVATAVMSVVIVLAAFTAYPGTTENKEQKTETTETSTAPQSGKSIHAAVIAGDLEAVKAIIASGADLNEKEPAGGSSPLITACVFGKTEIAKVLIDAGADLNVMNNDGSTALHTAAFFCRTEIVKTLLNKGIDRSVVNNSGSTALQSVQAPFEMVKGIYEYFNKVYEPLGLQLDLNRIEKARPVIAEIISTNS; this is translated from the coding sequence ATGAAAACACGAATTTATTTTCTCGACCATTTAAGAACATTAATGATTTTCCTGGTTGTTGTTTTACACTCAGGATTAGTTTATGAACATGTTTTGCAAAACTCCTGGATTGTTGTCGATCCGGTAAAAGCAAATTCAATCGGAATGATCCGTTTGTACCTTGATCTATTTATAATGTTTACGATCTTCTTTATTTCCGGATACCTGATCCCGATGTCGCTGAAGTCAAAAACATCAATCGAATTTATTAAGTCGAAGGTGAGACGTATTTTGATACCGTGGGGAATCGCAGTATTTACGTTGATTCCCTCATACAAATTCATCTTTTTATATTCACGTGGTTTACCACAGGAAGAATGGTTCTCGTACTTCCACTTTTTTGAACGGGCCGGAAGCGACCTGAGTTTTTATGCCAACAACCCGGCACAAAACTGGTTATGGTTTTTGCCTGTATTGTTTCTGTTTCAGGTGATATATCTGGTGCTGGCAAAAACAAAAATGCTGTCGTTAAAAATTAACCTAAAAACGGCAGTAATCGTAATGTTTGTGGTCGGTGTTGTTTACAGCGTTACAATTGCTCAACTGGGACTGAACGGCTGGTACGATTCTGCTATCCTGCATTTTCAGCGCGAGCGTTTGTTGGTTTACTTTATGTCGTTTTTGCTGGGGGCGCTTTGTTATAAGCTAAAAGTATTCGAATCAACTAAAAAGAACAAACGACTTTATATAGTCGCAAATGTAGTTCTGACTTTCGCCCTCGGGATTTTTACGGCCGTTGCATTGAATACCTTTTTCAATATTATCGACCCGGCGCGTAATTACTATTTCATATCGCAGTTTGCCGACCGTGTTGTTTATTATGCTTTTGGCCTGGCATCGCAACTTACTTTGCTGTATGTATTCCTTTACGGTTTCCGACACAGCTTAAATAAAAGGTATGCGCTTATGGACGAACTGAACAGAAATTCTTACTCGGTTTACATCATACACACTATTGTACTTGGAGTAGTTGCACTCTCGTTAATGGCATTACCAATTCCGTCGATGGTGAAATTCCTTATGGTTACTTTACTTACTTTTGGACTTTCAAATCTGCTTATTTACTCATGGCGAACCATTCGTCAACGCACAGTCAATACAAAAACAGTTGCCACTGCGGTCATGTCAGTAGTAATTGTATTAGCTGCTTTTACTGCTTATCCCGGAACAACAGAAAACAAAGAACAGAAGACAGAAACTACAGAAACAAGCACAGCGCCTCAAAGTGGGAAAAGTATACATGCTGCAGTAATTGCAGGAGATTTGGAAGCAGTAAAAGCAATAATAGCATCGGGTGCCGATTTGAATGAAAAAGAGCCTGCAGGTGGATCAAGTCCGTTAATTACAGCCTGTGTATTTGGTAAAACAGAAATTGCAAAAGTCTTGATCGATGCAGGTGCAGACCTGAATGTTATGAATAATGATGGTTCTACTGCATTGCACACAGCAGCTTTTTTCTGCCGTACCGAAATAGTTAAGACATTATTAAACAAAGGTATCGATCGTTCCGTAGTAAATAATTCAGGATCAACTGCCTTGCAATCGGTTCAGGCGCCTTTCGAAATGGTAAAAGGAATTTACGAATACTTTAACAAGGTGTACGAACCACTCGGACTTCAACTTGATTTGAACAGGATTGAAAAAGCACGTCCTGTAATTGCTGAAATAATATCAACTAACTCGTAA